A section of the Diabrotica virgifera virgifera chromosome 8, PGI_DIABVI_V3a genome encodes:
- the LOC114340446 gene encoding facilitated trehalose transporter Tret1 isoform X2, with translation MTFTIIKVEKVLEGKDWPQIVAILIGSFVAFTSGLLYAWPSPFLLKITQDKVHYNISENEASYFTIVHAAGMLTLPILLVSIAQIIGRKTLLNLSTIPYITSFVLKAVCTNIWLLYLARFLAGAGDAIVFAALPVYIGEIATPKIRGIWGNSFIIAVFLGQCGMNIIGSYCNVQVTSYIGLAIPVIFLIIFSFMPESPYYLIMRNRQEEAKSSLRWLRCKEDVESEFENMKSSVEKQESGSWGDLLRIKANRKALTAGVFLRISQLLTGVYVFAAYTQFIFAKAGGNISPQMSAIIYTGVTVIMYSCAAYLSNKMGRRQAYMISIFLAGLVVLSEATYFYLDTVHPEINLESYKWYPLVGMILFVVVSSFGVGIIPTLMLGELFATSIKPKGISVLTCTFAASIMITNNIFYYLNSATGLYGPFYLFGFCNIVFTFIAYFVVPETKGKTLDEIQQFLNDM, from the coding sequence GATCATTTGTTGCATTTACCAGTGGACTGCTCTATGCTTGGCCTTCACCTTTTTTACTTAAGATTACTCAAGACAAGGTACATTACAACATATCTGAAAATGAAGCCTCCTATTTTACTATCGTACACGCAGCTGGAATGCTAACATTACCCATTTTATTGGTGTCAATTGCGCAAATCATTGGCAGAAAAACTCTTCTTAACTTATCTACTATTCCTTATATTACAAGCTTTGTTTTAAAAGCTGTATGTACAAATATATGGTTACTGTATTTGGCGAGGTTTCTTGCAGGAGCTGGAGACGCGATAGTGTTTGCTGCCCTTCCTGTCTACATAGGAGAGATCGCGACACCTAAAATACGAGGAATATGGGGAAACTCTTTTATAATTGCTGTCTTTCTAGGACAATGTGGAATGAACATTATTGGAAGTTATTGCAATGTACAAGTGACATCTTATATTGGTCTAGCAATACCagtcatatttttaataatttttagttttatgCCTGAATCTCCGTATTATTTAATAATGCGAAACAGACAGGAAGAAGCAAAATCTAGTTTAAGGTGGTTGAGATGTAAGGAAGACGTAGAATCTGAATTTGAGAATATGAAGTCTTCTGTTGAAAAGCAAGAAAGTGGTTCCTGGGGAGATCTTCTAAGAATCAAAGCCAACAGGAAAGCATTAACTGCTGGTGTATTCCTGAGAATATCACAACTACTTACAGGTGTTTATGTGTTTGCAGCATACACCCAATTTATTTTTGCTAAAGCAGGAGGGAATATAAGTCCTCAAATGTCAGCTATAATCTATACAGGGGTCACTGTTATTATGTATTCCTGTGCAGCATATTTATCCAATAAAATGGGAAGAAGACAAGCGTATATGATATCAATATTCCTGGCAGGACTTGTAGTTTTATCGGAAGCTACATATTTTTACTTAGATACCGTACATCCAGAAATCAACTTGGAATCCTATAAGTGGTATCCTTTAGTGGGCATGATTCTTTTTGTAGTAGTTTCCTCATTTGGAGTTGGAATTATACCAACATTAATGTTGGGTGAGCTGTTTGCAACCAGTATTAAACCTAAAGGTATTAGTGTACTGACTTGTACATTTGCAGCCAGTATAATGATAACAAATAACATCTTCTATTACTTAAATTCTGCTACTGGTCTGTATGGACCTTTTTACCTGTTTGGTTTTTGTAATATTGTGTTTACTTTTATTGCATACTTCGTTGTACCTGAAACTAAAGGAAAGACTCTAGATGAAATTCAACAGTTTTTAAATGATATGTAA
- the LOC114340446 gene encoding facilitated trehalose transporter Tret1-2 homolog isoform X1 has translation MAKDVDKTKCAFELEPLTSVKVKENVTNHEKSALQIIAILTGSFVAFTSGLLYAWPSPFLLKITQDKVHYNISENEASYFTIVHAAGMLTLPILLVSIAQIIGRKTLLNLSTIPYITSFVLKAVCTNIWLLYLARFLAGAGDAIVFAALPVYIGEIATPKIRGIWGNSFIIAVFLGQCGMNIIGSYCNVQVTSYIGLAIPVIFLIIFSFMPESPYYLIMRNRQEEAKSSLRWLRCKEDVESEFENMKSSVEKQESGSWGDLLRIKANRKALTAGVFLRISQLLTGVYVFAAYTQFIFAKAGGNISPQMSAIIYTGVTVIMYSCAAYLSNKMGRRQAYMISIFLAGLVVLSEATYFYLDTVHPEINLESYKWYPLVGMILFVVVSSFGVGIIPTLMLGELFATSIKPKGISVLTCTFAASIMITNNIFYYLNSATGLYGPFYLFGFCNIVFTFIAYFVVPETKGKTLDEIQQFLNDM, from the coding sequence GATCATTTGTTGCATTTACCAGTGGACTGCTCTATGCTTGGCCTTCACCTTTTTTACTTAAGATTACTCAAGACAAGGTACATTACAACATATCTGAAAATGAAGCCTCCTATTTTACTATCGTACACGCAGCTGGAATGCTAACATTACCCATTTTATTGGTGTCAATTGCGCAAATCATTGGCAGAAAAACTCTTCTTAACTTATCTACTATTCCTTATATTACAAGCTTTGTTTTAAAAGCTGTATGTACAAATATATGGTTACTGTATTTGGCGAGGTTTCTTGCAGGAGCTGGAGACGCGATAGTGTTTGCTGCCCTTCCTGTCTACATAGGAGAGATCGCGACACCTAAAATACGAGGAATATGGGGAAACTCTTTTATAATTGCTGTCTTTCTAGGACAATGTGGAATGAACATTATTGGAAGTTATTGCAATGTACAAGTGACATCTTATATTGGTCTAGCAATACCagtcatatttttaataatttttagttttatgCCTGAATCTCCGTATTATTTAATAATGCGAAACAGACAGGAAGAAGCAAAATCTAGTTTAAGGTGGTTGAGATGTAAGGAAGACGTAGAATCTGAATTTGAGAATATGAAGTCTTCTGTTGAAAAGCAAGAAAGTGGTTCCTGGGGAGATCTTCTAAGAATCAAAGCCAACAGGAAAGCATTAACTGCTGGTGTATTCCTGAGAATATCACAACTACTTACAGGTGTTTATGTGTTTGCAGCATACACCCAATTTATTTTTGCTAAAGCAGGAGGGAATATAAGTCCTCAAATGTCAGCTATAATCTATACAGGGGTCACTGTTATTATGTATTCCTGTGCAGCATATTTATCCAATAAAATGGGAAGAAGACAAGCGTATATGATATCAATATTCCTGGCAGGACTTGTAGTTTTATCGGAAGCTACATATTTTTACTTAGATACCGTACATCCAGAAATCAACTTGGAATCCTATAAGTGGTATCCTTTAGTGGGCATGATTCTTTTTGTAGTAGTTTCCTCATTTGGAGTTGGAATTATACCAACATTAATGTTGGGTGAGCTGTTTGCAACCAGTATTAAACCTAAAGGTATTAGTGTACTGACTTGTACATTTGCAGCCAGTATAATGATAACAAATAACATCTTCTATTACTTAAATTCTGCTACTGGTCTGTATGGACCTTTTTACCTGTTTGGTTTTTGTAATATTGTGTTTACTTTTATTGCATACTTCGTTGTACCTGAAACTAAAGGAAAGACTCTAGATGAAATTCAACAGTTTTTAAATGATATGTAA